The Astyanax mexicanus isolate ESR-SI-001 chromosome 8, AstMex3_surface, whole genome shotgun sequence sequence TTTTTTAAGTAGGCAGTAGTGTTAAGTTGGATATTGGAtctcagttttatttgtatttatgatGGAGTTGATTTTGTGGGGTGATTACTGTTGGACGATGCTAATGATGGGTGTCCAGATTAAATTATAttcattgattttatttttggcaAAAGCAGATATTTTTCCATGGCTATAAAATCTGTTAATAAACTTTTTCATTGATTCATAGTGATGGCGTTTTTTTATTACACAGTTAATATCAAACTAGAAATTAGAAATCagtgtgtgttttctgctgcaTGCAGTGCACAGATAGTCCACCAGAGAGCAGGAAAGATACATCttatcattttcatttatttataatcatTAAACTCAGTTACTTTAAGATGGAGGGTTTTATTTGAAGCAAGAGTGTAGGGTGGAATAAGGGTGATCTCAGGAAATTAAATCTTCACACTATGTGAAATAATCCAgttttaccatttaaaaaaaaaaagctaatataaATGGACGGTCAGTTAAAAGTTAGACCATATCTACTCACCAAAGCTCTCTCAGTGTTTGCTTGCACTTAATGGCATCTGTGAGCACTAAAAGCTCCTCATCGCCAATGTCAGTCCATCCCAATCTGTGTTTGTGAGGGAAGTATACAGTAAATGATTTCAACATCAGAATATTGTAGGTGTTGTAGGTACAGTAATGCTTAAATAAATGGATAAGAAGTGAATCACTCACCCTAGTTCCGTTAAAGTGTCAGATGCTTCCACTACCTCAGCAACAACCTTTACTGCCTCCATGTCCAGATTGTTTTCTCCCAGCCTGTGACATATCAAACATGAGTCTGGTTAGGAGTTGAAGTAGAAGGGAGTGCAAAGCGGTTTTTAATTCATTATGTGATTAGTTAGTCCAGCCACGATGTGCTGCTTCAATTTTACATCTGAGCTCTGTAGGTTTTTATAGATGTAATCACAAATGCTTATGTTCTTTACATTCAATTGGACTACGGCGTGTACATGATACCCCCTGAACCCAAACTATTGTGAATCATGGAGATCCAAAAGGTTCAACTGTAGGGCCTATGAAAGTGTAAAGAACTGAAGTGTAAGCTTACATACAGGGTCTACCAGgttaagcactaaacacaaacaaacctgaTGTTTTGGAAATTAGGTGAAAACTTTAATCACTTTAATATGATCATCTGGTGTATCACCCTGAAATGCTTTCTGTACCACCAGcacgtaccacagtttgagaaccactggtctagactaggggtgtgtttaaaaaaaatgattcttcaatttaaatcgatcttcatttgaatgatccgatacCGATTCATATAAACCCGAATCGATGTTTAGATTTAGCCCATTTTCCATACAGTTTTAAATTCTCGCGTTTTATCTCGCCAGACCATCCTTACGAGCATCGCCCGCTGGCTGGGGTAAGCTGGAGGCTGGAGAAGAGGAGTCGCACTGTGGGGAGTTTCTGtataaatgtaagtaattttcttctgtattttcgCTCACTactgcctgtgtttatcaaactagtacattaaacactgttttaagttgtttttcagtgttgtttttgcctgtactttatttaaagtaagacttGACCAGCTGAATTTGTCattagcttagcgggttagccaAATCACCAGGAAACCTAACCACCCTTTAGCCGGGTTTACTAGCCTTACACGCGGCCTGTGCGCTAAACTACCCCCAGCTATTAGCGTCAGGCAGCCGTACAGTGTAACAGGTTTAACTGTTAGAaggaataactgtagattaatctgtaactgagtgatttaatatataaataatggaaTTATGATCGAGTTCTCTATAAAACGCTGTTACTAATGCAGATTATTTTGTTCCCAGGGATGAACTTGATTACCGGCCGAGGAAGAGGCTCTTATAACGGGCAGCTGAATTCAGACCGTCTGGtttttcctttgaatttaatTGACCTTGTGAATCAGAATCGAATCGAACTGGAAAATCAGTGACGATACCCACCCCTAGTCTAGACCATGGTTTACATCACCTTTCAGACCTGcttttttggttcagaccaaattAGAAAGTCCAAAAGTCCATACCAAACGAGGTAGATGCGAAAGCACCTATAGATTtacatgatttttaaaataattaattctatAAACCAATACTAAGCCTAGTGTCCAATCGTGAGTAAAACAAACAGTTAACTCACCACAGCTTCTCGCATCTTAGCAAGTAGGGCAGCAGTTCTCTTAGGGCTTCTGCGTTTACGTTTGTCCCAGTCAGATCTAGCTCAGATACAGTCTGGATCTGGATTTCTTTGAGAAAGTGCTTTAAAGCATTGTAGTCCATGGATGAGAGAGGCACGTCACTGAGGTTAACTCGCAGCAGTTGCAGCTGAAGCTCCTGCAATGGAAGAACATCCTGTTGCTCTAGAACACAGTGCAAGTGTGTGAGAATGTAAGCTCCGTTCTCGCACAAGGCTCGAATATCGGCCATTAGCTGTGTTCTGAAGGACTGCGTTTTATCCTCCTGTGGTCTGAACCCGATATTTCTTGAGAGCAGTGCTTGGTTCCTCTCTGAGAGCAGACCAGAGAGGAATGTGGTGAACAGATCCAGGTTCCCTGGCAAGCTTTTAATGCTGTACTCAGTGCCAGAACCTAACGTGTCAGATAAGGGTACTTCCGCCATGGCAGAGTAGAGTGCTGCAAAAAACTCCTGAATTGTGAGATGTGTGAAGGAGTACACGTCTTCTGTGCAGCCTGGTTCTTGAACAGAGGTCTTGTCTAGGAAGGTGCTTACTAGAGCAGAGTTTACTATTTCATCATCACTGCTATAAAACAGAGTCTCTTGATTCATTAGTTTCTGAAATGCCAATCTGCCTAGCTTTAACAGGACATTTTGGAGACACTCTTGATGCTCCATACCGTGGCTGTCATTGGTGGAGTCAACTCGATTCTTTGTGTGTGATTTGACCAGTGCCAGCAAGTACTGCACGTAAATGTCTGTCATTGTTCTGGGGCAAGCTGTGGATAAACAGATGTTCTCTTTCAGAATGCTACAAACAATGTGGCAGAAAGCCGGGATGTAGCACAGCGTGAGCATCAGTTCATTTTTAGCCGCAGTGTCAAACATCTCAGAAGCTACGACTTCATCCTGGAAGAAACGCTGGAAGAAGTCACGGATCTCGGCAGTGGAGAACCCAGTGATGACCACAAAATAGTCAATAGCTCCTACAGGGATATGGCTTATAGCCATGGGTCTGCTGGTCACCAACACTGAAGCTCCAGGGAGGAGTTCACCCAGCATCAAACTGGATAAAACCTCCACAACCTCCCCCTCATCATCAAGCTCGGTCAGATATGCGTCCACATCACACCCTCGGTAGTGCTTAAATTCATCAAAGCCATCCAGAATGATCAAGAGTTTGGTGTCGTTTTCCGTAATGGCATCGAGATGTTTAGCCAGGTGCCCGTTCTTCTTCAGAATCAGTTCTCGAAGGCTGACTGGCTTGCTGATGAGGTTCAAGTCCCTAAAAGTCAAGTGGATAATGAAGTCAAAAGACTGGTGCTCCTTGCCGTTGCTGAAATCACTGAGGATCTTCTGAACAAGCACAGTCTTGCCTATACCCGCCACTCCAGTAACCAAGATCTTCCTGCTTTCTTGTTCACCTGTTTCACTGGAGAACAGCTGAGCCGGTTTGATCAGTCGTTGCGCTGAAGCTTTTTGCTGAAGAGAAATACGTTGCCTTCCGAAAGTCAGGAGCTCATGCCTTTTGATCTCTAAACTGTGGTGGCCTTTCACGATCA is a genomic window containing:
- the LOC103044177 gene encoding NACHT, LRR and PYD domains-containing protein 3, whose protein sequence is MTLPEMCEPCLRSLRQRRVSLVDKLEWHIDSLVDLLVAKNVFTRDDREEILYEKGPRGKVRKVLDILECKGEEAARIFISASSQLKESDSKTIDQAPKQTTEYQKLIEKHKAVLKRRSDCMLYYNTRHGEKIPFSEHYVNLLIVKGHHSLEIKRHELLTFGRQRISLQQKASAQRLIKPAQLFSSETGEQESRKILVTGVAGIGKTVLVQKILSDFSNGKEHQSFDFIIHLTFRDLNLISKPVSLRELILKKNGHLAKHLDAITENDTKLLIILDGFDEFKHYRGCDVDAYLTELDDEGEVVEVLSSLMLGELLPGASVLVTSRPMAISHIPVGAIDYFVVITGFSTAEIRDFFQRFFQDEVVASEMFDTAAKNELMLTLCYIPAFCHIVCSILKENICLSTACPRTMTDIYVQYLLALVKSHTKNRVDSTNDSHGMEHQECLQNVLLKLGRLAFQKLMNQETLFYSSDDEIVNSALVSTFLDKTSVQEPGCTEDVYSFTHLTIQEFFAALYSAMAEVPLSDTLGSGTEYSIKSLPGNLDLFTTFLSGLLSERNQALLSRNIGFRPQEDKTQSFRTQLMADIRALCENGAYILTHLHCVLEQQDVLPLQELQLQLLRVNLSDVPLSSMDYNALKHFLKEIQIQTVSELDLTGTNVNAEALRELLPYLLRCEKLWLGENNLDMEAVKVVAEVVEASDTLTELGLGWTDIGDEELLVLTDAIKCKQTLRELWMEGNRLSFAGLSSLMALTPYPLKRVVAIWNNVNNDEGVRLNHLSSGQCFNVSFTDDRMWEDWAKWVLQRCEVSSSEKLVTFLHKVCDISICSLESSWAKAFYSSLTQLIRIRIEQCLEDEDVQRKLRKFEAILAS